A window from Cryobacterium sp. SO1 encodes these proteins:
- a CDS encoding alcohol dehydrogenase catalytic domain-containing protein, with the protein MDSDTVVAAVPPAEQARPPLSIRGAVLRTTGAARPYRVSRPLEILDLQLEHPGAGEILVKIEAAGLCHSDLSVVNGSRVRPTPILLGHEAAGRVVELGAGVDDLRVGQRVVMAFLPRCGDCAGCHTDGKLPCVPGSAANNAGTLLGGAGRLEHDGSPVNHHLGVSAFADHAVVNRFSVVPVDDDVPPDIAAVLGCAVLTGGGAVINAGRPRPGDTVAIVGLGGVGMAALITALSLDVAGVIGIDSVPAKLDQARRLGAGAVYTPAEALEQGIRATVVIEAAGHPRAFETAVRITAAGGTTVTVGLPAPDQLASVSPLTITAEARTIIGSYLGSAVPARDIPFYAELWRTGRLPVESLISSRIGLEDINEGMDTLADGNAVRQIILFD; encoded by the coding sequence GTGGATTCCGACACCGTCGTCGCAGCCGTTCCGCCCGCCGAGCAGGCCCGACCGCCACTCTCCATCCGCGGGGCCGTCCTGAGGACCACCGGAGCCGCCAGGCCCTACCGGGTGTCGCGGCCCCTGGAGATCCTCGACCTGCAGCTCGAACACCCTGGTGCAGGCGAGATCCTCGTCAAGATCGAGGCCGCCGGCCTCTGCCACTCGGATCTCTCGGTGGTCAACGGCAGCCGGGTGCGTCCCACGCCGATACTGCTCGGCCACGAGGCGGCCGGCCGGGTCGTGGAGCTGGGCGCCGGGGTCGACGACCTCCGGGTTGGCCAGCGCGTCGTGATGGCGTTCCTGCCCCGCTGCGGTGACTGCGCCGGCTGTCATACCGACGGCAAGCTGCCCTGCGTCCCCGGCAGCGCGGCGAACAACGCGGGCACCCTGCTCGGCGGCGCCGGGCGGCTCGAGCATGACGGCAGCCCGGTCAACCATCACCTCGGCGTTTCGGCGTTCGCCGACCATGCCGTCGTCAACCGGTTCTCGGTGGTGCCGGTCGACGACGACGTGCCGCCGGACATCGCCGCCGTGCTCGGCTGCGCGGTGCTCACGGGCGGCGGCGCCGTCATCAACGCCGGCCGGCCACGCCCCGGCGACACCGTCGCGATCGTCGGCCTCGGCGGTGTCGGCATGGCCGCGCTGATCACCGCGCTCTCCCTCGACGTCGCCGGGGTCATCGGCATCGATTCGGTGCCCGCGAAACTCGACCAGGCCCGCAGGCTCGGCGCCGGCGCGGTGTACACGCCGGCGGAGGCGCTCGAGCAGGGCATCCGGGCGACCGTGGTCATCGAGGCGGCCGGGCATCCCCGCGCCTTCGAGACCGCTGTGCGCATCACCGCGGCCGGCGGAACCACGGTCACGGTGGGGCTGCCCGCGCCCGATCAGCTCGCGTCGGTGTCCCCGCTCACCATCACGGCGGAGGCACGCACGATCATCGGCAGCTATCTGGGCTCCGCCGTGCCTGCCAGGGACATTCCGTTCTACGCGGAGCTCTGGCGGACGGGCAGGCTGCCCGTGGAAAGCCTGATCTCCAGCCGCATCGGGCTCGAGGACATCAACGAGGGCATGGACACCCTCGCCGACGGCAACGCCGTGCGCCAGATCATCCTCTTCGACTGA
- a CDS encoding DUF2269 family protein, with translation MDTTLELLHIVAAVFIVGPMAILPMTGLRALRAREAGPITVLAKSVNLFTLLSLLVALFGFGALGMSERASFASTWIWLSIVLYAIALGINLFLVVPALRTAAEEVTANASGTARLAVYPRIAAGSGIVTLLLVGVTVLMVLRP, from the coding sequence ATGGACACCACACTCGAGCTTCTGCACATCGTCGCCGCCGTCTTCATCGTGGGCCCGATGGCCATCCTGCCGATGACCGGGCTTCGGGCCCTCCGCGCCCGGGAGGCCGGACCGATCACGGTGCTGGCGAAGTCGGTGAACCTCTTCACGCTGCTCTCCCTGCTGGTGGCGCTATTCGGTTTCGGCGCGCTGGGGATGAGCGAGCGGGCGTCGTTCGCGTCGACCTGGATCTGGCTGTCCATCGTGCTCTACGCGATCGCGCTCGGAATCAACCTGTTCCTCGTCGTGCCGGCGCTCCGCACCGCGGCCGAGGAGGTGACGGCGAACGCGTCCGGCACCGCCCGGCTGGCCGTTTACCCGCGGATCGCCGCCGGGTCCGGCATCGTGACCCTGCTGCTGGTCGGCGTGACCGTTCTCATGGTCTTAAGGCCTTGA